CAATATCACGAAAATTTAAAGAAATCACTCGACGCCATTTTTTAGAATCCTAATTTAATGTATACCAAAGCCCTATCGCCTTTTAGAATTTCCATCTTGCATTAAAATAAATGTAAACAAAACTTGACTTTTGTAAAGTGTTATTTACATTTGTAAAGTCAACTTTACAAAAACAAAATGGAAACAATGAAATTGGAACGCAACAAAAGATTAAAGAAACTGGCACTTTGGACCTGGACTTGGGTAGCCACCTTGGCTATTGCCACATTTGGCCCCATGTTCATTTGGGATGATAACTCCTTACTAACCTACTTTGCTATCATAGTTAATCTATCCAATGGCATATTGATGATCCTAGCCAACAGAGATCTTTTCAATCATTTTGATGAACTCGAAAAGAAAATTCACCTGGAAAGCATGGCAATTTCCCTCGGTCTAGGACTAGTTTTCGGCCTTACTTTTTCACTTCTCGACCAATTGGATATAATCCCATTTGATGCTGATATAAGCTTTCTGGTTATGTTTATTGCTATCACATATATGATAACCTTGTTCATAAATAAAAGACGTTTCAAATGAAAAACCGTGTCAGGGATTTTCGCACAGCAAAAGGGCTGACTCAGGAAGATTTGGCAGAAATCATCGGAGTTTCTAGGCAAACGATCAATGCCATAGAAAAAGAAAAATTTGATCCGAGTTTACCCACAGCTTTTAAAATGTCAAAGCTTTTTGAAAAACCTATTGAAGAGATTTTTCAATTTGATTGATTCGGGACAGACAAGGTCTGAGAAGTTCATGGATTCTAGATTATTCCATCACAGCTGCCACAATCCTCAATGGACCTCCACTTCCCCCTTTGATTTTCATGGGTAATGCAACCACATAAATCCCAGTTGCAGGGAGCTGATCCAAATTGGCTACATTTTCGAAGCCGGGAATCTGATTTTCCATCAAGCGCTGATGTGCCGCAAAGTCTTTGGATTGTCCATAATCCAAGCTTGGTGTATCCAAGCCCACTGCTTTTATATTTCGGGACTTTGCCAGCCACTCAGCAGTTTCCGGTTGAATTCCAGGAAAATGAAGCTCAGGAATAGCATCAGCACCGGTTTTGGCTGTTCCAAAATAGGCTTCCCGATCAGGATAAAACTTGCCATACCCAGTGTGAAACAGTACCATCGCCTGCTCCGGGATTTTTCCATGCTTAGCTTCCCAATCCAAAACCGCCACAGAATCTATCAGGTAATCCCGATCAGCCAGGGCTTTCGCACTCACATCTATCACTACTGCTTCCCCGGTCAACTTAGCTAGCGGAAGCTCATCCACCGTTTCTCCCTTTTCATAAAAATGAATGGGTGCATCCAAATGCGTACCTCCATGCTCGGGAGTTAAAATGGTGTAGGAAGAATAGTAATAGCCCAGATCCGTCACGCCTTCTGCATCCACTCTGTGCTGAAATCCATCCGGATTATTTGGCCAGTACAAAGTGGTGGAATCAAATGCATAACTCAGGTCTATCCATTCCAGCTCATGAAAAGAAACTTTCGGTGCTTCTACCTCAGATTTCTGCTGTTTACAAGAGAAAAGAGCTACCAGAGCTATAAATAGCTGTAGGATCACTAGAGTTTTGGTGATTTTAAAAAGCTTCATCTTCCTAATTATTTTGTTACTAGTAAGTTATAAACAGATTTGAGTAAAAGTACATTTCCTTACACTATTCACACCTAAAAGTACTACCAAAAATCAACCCCGCATTTCTCAAAAGGCAGCGCGAATGACACCATACCCGCGCTAAAAACCTGTTTCAGAAGAGCTTAGAGACCGCCTCAAAACCTTAATTTTAATCATAAAATTAAGAATTACTGATTTTTTATTCTGAATTTTCTTTCAAACACAGAATAAAAAATTTAATCCATTATTTTTGCAACATGGAAAAAAGTGGAATGAAATTTAAGTGGAAA
This genomic window from Algoriphagus sp. TR-M9 contains:
- a CDS encoding helix-turn-helix transcriptional regulator codes for the protein MKNRVRDFRTAKGLTQEDLAEIIGVSRQTINAIEKEKFDPSLPTAFKMSKLFEKPIEEIFQFD
- a CDS encoding cyclase family protein; amino-acid sequence: MKLFKITKTLVILQLFIALVALFSCKQQKSEVEAPKVSFHELEWIDLSYAFDSTTLYWPNNPDGFQHRVDAEGVTDLGYYYSSYTILTPEHGGTHLDAPIHFYEKGETVDELPLAKLTGEAVVIDVSAKALADRDYLIDSVAVLDWEAKHGKIPEQAMVLFHTGYGKFYPDREAYFGTAKTGADAIPELHFPGIQPETAEWLAKSRNIKAVGLDTPSLDYGQSKDFAAHQRLMENQIPGFENVANLDQLPATGIYVVALPMKIKGGSGGPLRIVAAVME